The following coding sequences are from one Mesorhizobium terrae window:
- a CDS encoding phosphodiester glycosidase family protein encodes MILRSRNLALIPLLLAASLAAAQPGPARPCEEQTFEDAKFIICTATPGHDDLRLFWKDAHGEPYRRFPAIAKAVADEGRMLLFAMNAGMYRTDFSPIGLYVENGKELRPASTKTMDGPPGKVPNFFKEPNGVFFLNDDGAGILPTADYLKRRLKARFATQSGPMLVIENKLNPIFIAGSTDRTHRSGVGVCKDGSVRFAISEDAVNFHDFARLFRDHLNCPNALFLDGGNGVGLYDPNLGRSDISWHGGFGPVIGLLE; translated from the coding sequence ATGATTTTGCGTTCAAGGAATCTGGCTCTTATCCCGCTTCTCCTCGCTGCATCCCTCGCAGCCGCGCAACCTGGTCCCGCACGTCCGTGCGAGGAGCAAACGTTCGAAGACGCAAAATTCATTATCTGCACCGCGACACCGGGGCATGATGACCTTCGGCTGTTTTGGAAAGACGCCCATGGCGAGCCCTATCGCCGCTTCCCGGCCATCGCCAAGGCGGTCGCCGACGAGGGCCGCATGCTGCTATTCGCCATGAACGCCGGCATGTATCGGACCGACTTCTCGCCGATCGGACTCTACGTCGAAAACGGCAAGGAACTGCGACCCGCCAGCACGAAGACGATGGATGGCCCTCCTGGAAAGGTGCCCAACTTCTTCAAGGAGCCGAACGGGGTGTTCTTTCTGAATGACGACGGTGCCGGCATCCTGCCGACGGCCGACTATCTGAAGCGTCGACTGAAGGCGCGGTTCGCCACCCAGTCTGGCCCGATGCTCGTCATCGAAAACAAGCTGAACCCCATCTTCATTGCCGGATCGACGGATCGGACCCACCGAAGCGGCGTCGGAGTCTGCAAAGACGGATCAGTCCGTTTCGCGATAAGCGAGGATGCTGTCAATTTCCATGATTTCGCGCGCCTGTTCCGCGACCACCTCAATTGTCCCAATGCGCTGTTCCTGGATGGCGGGAACGGCGTGGGGCTCTACGATCCCAACCTGGGCCGCAGTGACATCTCATGGCACGGCGGATTCGGACCCGTCATCGGCCTCCTGGAATAA
- a CDS encoding thermonuclease family protein: protein MGNVVSFQRQKPDRAGGIPTILAAMGVASAAGYFGPGLVEKLQPPTSMHLVASSSMDTIAGRASVIDGDTIEIHGERIRFNGIDAPESAQLCTDAGGRTYRCGARSAEALAEWLASSSPTACKFVERDQYGRFVGDCTRADGASVQRWLVRNGHAMDWPRYSNGMFSREQSTAKADKIGIWQGPFQPPWEWRATQRERSDSSSTISLVPSAASSAAASEQSGACSIKGNITRKGERIYHVPGQKYYTQTRISPGKGERWFCSEQEARAAGWRRSQQ, encoded by the coding sequence ATGGGCAACGTCGTCAGTTTCCAACGGCAGAAGCCAGACAGGGCAGGGGGCATTCCCACGATCCTCGCGGCCATGGGCGTCGCCAGCGCGGCTGGGTATTTCGGTCCGGGCCTGGTTGAGAAATTGCAGCCTCCTACCAGCATGCACCTTGTGGCCTCGAGCAGCATGGATACCATCGCCGGCCGGGCGTCGGTGATCGACGGTGACACCATCGAAATCCACGGCGAGCGGATCAGGTTCAATGGGATAGATGCCCCGGAATCGGCGCAGCTCTGCACGGACGCCGGCGGCCGGACATATCGCTGCGGCGCCAGATCGGCGGAGGCCCTTGCCGAATGGCTGGCGTCGTCGTCGCCAACGGCCTGCAAATTCGTCGAGCGCGACCAGTACGGCCGTTTCGTTGGCGACTGCACCCGGGCGGATGGTGCAAGCGTTCAGCGATGGCTCGTGCGCAACGGGCACGCAATGGACTGGCCGCGCTACTCGAACGGCATGTTTTCCAGGGAGCAATCCACCGCCAAAGCGGACAAAATCGGTATCTGGCAGGGACCTTTCCAGCCGCCATGGGAGTGGCGTGCCACGCAGCGCGAACGGTCCGACAGCTCGTCGACCATTTCTCTCGTGCCGTCGGCCGCGTCTTCTGCCGCCGCATCCGAGCAGTCGGGCGCGTGCAGCATCAAGGGCAACATCACTCGGAAGGGGGAGCGCATCTACCACGTCCCCGGCCAGAAATATTACACGCAGACGCGAATCTCGCCCGGCAAAGGCGAGCGATGGTTCTGTTCCGAACAGGAAGCCAGAGCAGCGGGCTGGCGCCGATCTCAGCAGTAA
- a CDS encoding transposase — protein MRGLEGDTPTSAPLIDSSAAPIDVAGNDDQEVEHTMPDLPEAETVEAVTEAPAAVEAPEPKKKAPRPKKAKATSKPRVTKEATKPALKAAEAPPAPARAKRKTYSEKERAQKVGQIKKAIGSGDSVKVAVGKAEISEQTYYQWLRASQPATKGGDFDLERLAALEKENKDLMKQLEERLLKQNAELKRKLGIK, from the coding sequence ATGCGCGGTCTAGAAGGGGATACCCCGACTTCCGCGCCCCTGATTGACTCCAGCGCTGCGCCGATTGATGTTGCGGGCAACGATGACCAGGAAGTGGAGCACACTATGCCCGATCTGCCGGAAGCTGAAACCGTCGAGGCCGTTACTGAGGCTCCTGCAGCGGTAGAGGCCCCGGAACCGAAGAAAAAGGCTCCACGGCCAAAAAAGGCGAAGGCGACCTCCAAACCGCGGGTTACAAAGGAAGCCACAAAGCCTGCACTCAAGGCGGCGGAGGCTCCGCCTGCTCCGGCCCGCGCCAAGCGCAAGACCTATTCCGAGAAAGAGCGCGCACAAAAAGTTGGACAGATCAAGAAGGCGATCGGCAGCGGCGACAGCGTGAAAGTCGCCGTGGGCAAGGCGGAAATATCGGAACAGACGTATTATCAGTGGCTCAGGGCTTCACAGCCCGCGACGAAGGGTGGCGACTTCGATCTGGAGCGTTTGGCCGCCCTTGAGAAAGAAAACAAAGACTTGATGAAGCAGCTGGAAGAGCGGCTCCTTAAGCAGAATGCCGAACTGAAGCGTAAGCTTGGGATCAAATAG
- the dinB gene encoding DNA polymerase IV — MIEDTDHRIGVSGALGQDGPSPLHRRVLHVDMDAFYASVEQRDNPELRGKPVAVGGSAARGVVAAASYEARAFGVRSALPSATAKRLCPELIFVKPRFDVYRAVSAQIREIFAEHTDLIEPLSLDEAYLDVTINKQNIAVATEIATIIRARIKEVTGLNASAGISYCKFLAKLASDLNKPNGQAVITPKMGPDFVASLPVKKFHGVGPATAAKMERLGIATGVDLRDKPLSFLQEHFGKSGTWYYRIARGIDDRPVEPNRPRKSVGAEDTFPTDIFDIGTARTELSTLASKVWGYCEAKGIRGRTVTLKVKYADFHQITRSRTASGLIASVIDLEGVAAALMAPLFPTEKGIRLIGVTLSSLDGNGSDDDRQLLLFAD; from the coding sequence ATGATAGAAGACACGGACCACCGCATCGGCGTCAGCGGAGCCCTGGGACAGGACGGCCCGTCTCCCCTGCATCGCCGCGTCTTGCACGTGGACATGGACGCCTTCTACGCGTCGGTCGAACAGCGGGACAATCCGGAGCTGCGCGGAAAGCCGGTCGCGGTCGGTGGCTCGGCCGCCCGCGGCGTCGTTGCGGCCGCAAGCTATGAGGCACGCGCCTTCGGAGTGCGATCGGCACTGCCCTCAGCAACCGCGAAGCGCCTCTGTCCGGAACTGATCTTCGTCAAGCCGAGGTTCGACGTCTACCGGGCGGTGTCGGCGCAGATCCGCGAGATCTTTGCCGAGCATACCGATTTGATCGAGCCGCTATCGCTGGACGAGGCGTATCTCGACGTTACGATCAACAAGCAGAACATCGCCGTCGCGACGGAGATCGCTACCATCATTCGCGCGCGCATCAAGGAAGTGACCGGCCTCAACGCATCGGCTGGCATTTCGTACTGCAAGTTCCTGGCGAAACTGGCCAGCGATCTCAATAAGCCCAACGGCCAGGCCGTGATAACGCCGAAGATGGGGCCGGACTTCGTGGCGAGCCTGCCCGTCAAGAAGTTCCATGGCGTAGGTCCGGCGACGGCGGCCAAGATGGAGCGTCTGGGGATCGCGACCGGCGTGGATCTCCGTGACAAGCCGCTGTCATTCCTTCAGGAGCATTTTGGGAAGTCGGGCACGTGGTACTACAGGATTGCCCGCGGCATCGATGATCGTCCGGTCGAACCGAACCGGCCGCGCAAGTCGGTCGGGGCGGAAGACACGTTCCCGACCGACATATTCGACATTGGGACGGCGCGAACCGAACTCTCGACGCTTGCCTCAAAGGTCTGGGGCTATTGCGAAGCCAAGGGGATTCGCGGCCGGACGGTGACGCTGAAGGTCAAGTACGCTGATTTCCACCAGATCACACGCAGCCGGACTGCGAGTGGTCTCATCGCGAGCGTCATCGACCTGGAGGGAGTGGCGGCCGCCCTGATGGCGCCGCTCTTCCCCACCGAAAAAGGCATCAGATTGATCGGTGTGACGCTGTCGTCGCTTGATGGGAACGGCAGCGACGACGATCGGCAGCTTCTGCTATTTGCAGATTAA